A genomic segment from uncultured Flavobacterium sp. encodes:
- a CDS encoding restriction endonuclease has protein sequence MEDQNKLDWEKYELITKYIYETLGQDYNINIEGYGRNCIIIGNSTVKHQIDVLTSETDDTGTYRTAIECKYWNKKINKDIVMKLLAVINDSDIKRGIIVSKSGYTPDAQQFAKHNNILIVQLREAGKEDKKLHKELHFFDLILNIKINIKRPEVTNIIAKDFDNNIINLNEKDQDQILSKRQME, from the coding sequence ATGGAAGATCAGAACAAACTTGACTGGGAAAAATATGAGTTAATAACTAAATATATTTATGAAACATTAGGACAAGATTATAATATTAATATTGAAGGATATGGCCGTAACTGTATAATCATTGGTAATTCAACAGTGAAGCACCAGATCGATGTCTTAACTTCAGAAACAGATGACACTGGCACATATAGAACTGCTATAGAATGCAAATATTGGAATAAAAAAATCAACAAAGATATAGTAATGAAACTTTTAGCTGTTATTAATGATAGCGATATAAAACGAGGAATTATAGTGTCAAAAAGTGGTTACACTCCAGATGCACAACAGTTCGCTAAACATAATAACATATTAATTGTTCAGTTGAGAGAAGCTGGAAAAGAGGACAAAAAACTACATAAAGAACTACATTTTTTTGATCTAATACTAAATATAAAAATAAACATAAAACGTCCAGAAGTAACAAATATTATTGCAAAGGATTTTGATAATAACATAATAAACCTAAACGAAAAAGACCAAGATCAAATTTTATCGAAAAGGCAAATGGAATAA